A stretch of the Labilithrix sp. genome encodes the following:
- a CDS encoding MFS transporter, whose translation MTEEAKPEPPAKFPRTFYYANVIELFERLAHYGFYISLALYLRSVVGMNDIEVGATLGNFRFVGSLAPIPCGAIADKISFKRSLQIAFVGYAAGYGTVVFFPQKAAVVAALMLIAVSGGFLKPVITGTVVRTSPPGRQQEGFSIFYRMVNAGSVVGKIIAYGVRAFIAIRWVAASSVGASIISLGIASFLYEEPPGAPKKDDKPAFTDLLRGYADALKDLRFTAFLLMISGYYFMIEQFYMTFPQYLTRHIDPKAPLEIITLINPLTIAVAGGLITRTSARLLKRFAPIWTNVAGVLIASLSMFAMGAVPGYAGACLSAAIFAVAEMTFTPKFYDQLGSMAPKGKAGLYMGLAFVPSAIGAWIGGQVSGPLVKAYLPELGERNPFLIWSIYAAFGVACAAMMALFAKLVPSLPKPAEAASAGGAPVSIAPRPPPNRANIVLGAVSMLVGLAIAFGVEAAAPGIGGRDILSTGFILVGLFRILRGLSGRR comes from the coding sequence ATGACGGAAGAGGCGAAGCCCGAGCCGCCGGCGAAGTTCCCGCGGACGTTCTACTACGCGAACGTGATCGAGCTCTTCGAGCGGCTCGCGCACTACGGCTTCTACATCAGCCTCGCGCTCTACCTCCGCAGCGTCGTCGGCATGAACGACATCGAGGTCGGCGCCACGCTCGGCAACTTCCGCTTCGTCGGGTCCCTCGCGCCGATCCCGTGCGGCGCGATCGCGGACAAGATCTCGTTCAAGCGATCGCTCCAGATCGCGTTCGTCGGCTACGCCGCGGGTTACGGCACCGTCGTCTTCTTCCCGCAGAAGGCCGCCGTCGTCGCCGCGCTGATGCTCATCGCCGTGTCGGGCGGCTTCCTCAAGCCCGTCATCACCGGCACGGTCGTGCGCACGAGCCCGCCCGGACGGCAGCAGGAGGGTTTTTCGATCTTCTACCGCATGGTCAACGCCGGCAGCGTGGTCGGGAAGATCATCGCCTACGGCGTCCGCGCGTTCATCGCGATCCGCTGGGTCGCGGCGTCGTCGGTCGGCGCGAGCATCATCTCGCTCGGCATCGCGAGCTTCCTCTACGAGGAGCCGCCGGGCGCGCCGAAGAAGGACGACAAACCCGCCTTCACCGATCTGCTCAGGGGCTACGCCGACGCGCTGAAGGACCTCCGGTTCACCGCCTTCCTGCTCATGATCAGCGGCTACTACTTCATGATCGAGCAGTTCTACATGACGTTCCCGCAGTACCTGACGCGCCACATCGATCCGAAGGCGCCGCTCGAGATCATCACGCTCATCAACCCGCTCACGATCGCGGTCGCGGGCGGCTTGATCACGCGCACGTCGGCCCGCCTCCTCAAGAGGTTCGCGCCGATCTGGACGAACGTCGCCGGCGTGCTCATCGCGTCGCTGTCGATGTTCGCGATGGGCGCGGTGCCGGGGTACGCCGGCGCGTGCCTCTCCGCCGCGATCTTCGCGGTCGCGGAGATGACCTTCACGCCGAAGTTCTACGACCAGCTCGGGAGCATGGCGCCGAAGGGCAAGGCGGGCCTGTACATGGGCCTCGCGTTCGTCCCGTCGGCGATCGGCGCGTGGATCGGCGGCCAGGTCTCGGGCCCGCTCGTCAAGGCGTACCTCCCCGAGCTGGGCGAGCGGAACCCGTTCCTCATCTGGTCGATCTATGCCGCCTTCGGCGTCGCGTGCGCGGCGATGATGGCGCTCTTCGCGAAGCTCGTGCCGAGCCTCCCGAAGCCGGCGGAGGCCGCGAGCGCCGGCGGCGCGCCGGTCTCGATCGCGCCGCGCCCACCACCCAACAGAGCGAACATCGTCCTGGGCGCGGTGTCGATGCTCGTCGGGCTCGCCATCGCCTTCGGTGTCGAGGCCGCCGCTCCCGGCATCGGCGGCCGCGACATCTTGTCTACAGGCTTCATCTTGGTCGGCCTCTTCCGCATCCTACGCGGCCTCTCCGGCCGCCGCTGA
- a CDS encoding biopolymer transporter ExbD yields MGGVNVEGGGGKRRSLDSEINMIPMIDLLMVTISFLLITAVWVHSQRMEADAQVPGPPTAEPPCTDRKEEAKLHVETSDPSKFVLAWKEGRTVVRSTEIPRETRQKNGFPTLAAKVSEEYKASGVHHSPTDRQHDRAVVHAANDMPYAELIAVMDAVATPQRELLTGEKRIATNAFQVTFAAD; encoded by the coding sequence ATGGGTGGTGTGAATGTCGAGGGTGGTGGTGGGAAGCGGCGGTCGCTGGACTCGGAGATCAACATGATCCCGATGATCGACCTCCTGATGGTCACGATCTCGTTCCTCCTCATCACCGCGGTGTGGGTGCATTCGCAGCGGATGGAAGCGGACGCGCAGGTGCCGGGGCCGCCGACGGCGGAGCCGCCCTGCACCGACCGCAAGGAGGAGGCGAAGCTCCACGTCGAGACGAGCGATCCCTCGAAGTTCGTCCTCGCGTGGAAGGAGGGACGCACGGTCGTGCGCTCGACGGAGATCCCGCGCGAGACGCGGCAGAAGAACGGGTTCCCCACCCTCGCAGCGAAGGTCTCCGAGGAGTACAAGGCGAGCGGCGTTCATCACAGCCCGACCGATCGCCAGCACGATCGCGCCGTCGTCCACGCCGCGAACGACATGCCCTACGCCGAGCTCATCGCCGTGATGGACGCCGTCGCCACGCCTCAGCGCGAGCTCCTCACCGGCGAGAAGCGCATCGCAACGAACGCCTTCCAGGTCACGTTCGCCGCCGACTAG
- a CDS encoding VWA domain-containing protein, which produces MRKSFFLAPLFAAALAIACSSQPRESFYQDKAPTEPDAGRGMGFQPDDEPGTDGEDGGCSQSQTEIARTPVVIEFVVDDSGSMDFDGGGKWEAARDALLAAFDDMSTNADPATFVGSMRFGTSIRNKIAPKPMSDSSHVDELKDAIDTPTAGGGGTESVRALTEAYKIVNKFKPPASAGLDSSKIKRVVVFMSDGEPNGGATAKKQCEELAAEQLAEQPPAGPVTTFSVGIGPFPTGSSYDPIFMSKVAQAGGTAPAGCDPEATDPSAVCHFQITPGDDVTAMKQALIDAINKIRALSASCEFSFKVSSNVDLNRVTVTMTSADGSVTAIPKDAENGWTFDDPKKPTKVILHGNACSVSNGTVSGRVDVTLACKGVL; this is translated from the coding sequence ATGCGCAAGTCCTTCTTCCTGGCTCCCCTGTTCGCTGCCGCCCTCGCCATCGCGTGCAGCAGCCAACCGCGCGAGAGTTTCTATCAGGACAAGGCCCCCACCGAGCCGGACGCCGGTCGCGGGATGGGCTTCCAGCCCGACGACGAGCCGGGCACCGACGGCGAGGACGGCGGCTGCTCGCAGTCGCAGACCGAGATCGCGCGCACGCCGGTCGTCATCGAGTTCGTCGTCGACGACTCCGGGAGCATGGACTTCGACGGCGGCGGAAAGTGGGAGGCCGCGCGTGACGCGCTCCTCGCCGCCTTCGACGACATGAGCACGAACGCCGACCCGGCGACCTTCGTCGGCTCGATGCGCTTCGGCACGTCGATCCGCAACAAGATCGCGCCGAAGCCGATGAGCGACTCGAGCCACGTCGACGAGCTCAAGGACGCGATCGACACGCCGACCGCGGGCGGCGGCGGCACGGAGAGCGTCCGCGCGCTGACCGAGGCGTACAAGATCGTCAACAAGTTCAAGCCGCCGGCAAGCGCGGGCCTCGACTCGTCGAAGATCAAGCGCGTCGTCGTCTTCATGAGCGACGGCGAGCCGAACGGCGGCGCGACCGCGAAGAAGCAGTGCGAGGAGCTCGCCGCCGAGCAGCTCGCCGAGCAGCCGCCGGCGGGTCCGGTCACGACGTTCTCCGTCGGCATCGGTCCGTTCCCCACCGGTTCGAGCTACGACCCCATCTTCATGAGCAAGGTCGCGCAGGCGGGCGGCACCGCGCCGGCCGGCTGCGATCCGGAGGCGACGGATCCCTCGGCGGTCTGCCACTTCCAGATCACGCCGGGCGACGACGTCACCGCGATGAAGCAGGCGCTCATCGACGCGATCAACAAGATCCGCGCGCTCAGCGCCTCCTGCGAGTTCTCGTTCAAGGTCAGCAGCAACGTCGACCTGAACCGCGTCACCGTCACGATGACGTCGGCGGACGGCAGCGTCACCGCGATCCCGAAGGACGCGGAGAACGGCTGGACGTTCGACGATCCGAAGAAGCCGACGAAGGTCATCCTCCACGGCAACGCGTGCTCGGTGTCGAACGGCACCGTCTCGGGCCGCGTCGACGTGACCCTCGCCTGCAAGGGCGTGCTTTAG